A genomic region of Phragmites australis chromosome 2, lpPhrAust1.1, whole genome shotgun sequence contains the following coding sequences:
- the LOC133908860 gene encoding lysine-specific demethylase JMJ31-like, giving the protein MQAAEEGEFVGARLGAGLRAARFASQPSSEQFADDVEPKNVPAVFRGVAKGWDASCRWDPLHGGLDYLLGKVGPDVAVEAMMSNTAHVFYGDLRSHERVSVPFSTFIQSCKSYLRRVNAAGDSTKEQGILQEPACFWETCSSISENSEQIYLAQVSILNTENKDRCSLEVLKEDIQEPIILRGKSISSINFWMNRAHLRSSTHYDPRHNLLCVVAGCKKVTLWPPSASPFLYPMPVYGEASNHSSVSIEEPDYSSYTRARYMKEYSERVVLNSGDVLFIPEGWYHQVYSDDLTIAVNFWWKSRIMTQMLEHMDAYYLRRILSRLVDKEMNIMAQKNPFGHSKDSTSVQPMDKALTGFQLFNLQKDSLLQTLESSTLQALYELISLVHDSVEVVNQNDISEPTSQDTSSSQSNETKKTAAADDSSLLDKDPVTKIILPVEPLELRSMLLAMVHTFPRTLEALVLNMLGPVGAEILTRKFDEMDQQTTKEEQSEFYKIFYSVFEDQYAAMDALLNGKELFSFQVFQNVLEKYLRVHVDRPS; this is encoded by the exons ATGCAAGCGGCGGAAGAGGGCGAGTTCGTGGGCGCGCGGCTGGGCGCCGGCCTCCGCGCCGCCCGCTTTGCGTCGCAGCCGTCCTCCGAACAGTTCGCGGACGACGTCGAGCCCAAGAACGTCCCCGCC GTGTTTCGCGGCGTGGCTAAGGGGTGGGACGCCTCCTGCCGGTGGGATCCTCTCCATGGCGGCCTCGACTACTTGCTG GGAAAAGTGGGACCTGATGTTGCAGTGGAGGCTATGATGTCGAACACTGCGCATGTATTCTATGGGGATCTCAGAAGCCATGAGAGG GTGTCTGTTCCATTCTCCACGTTCATTCAATCATGCAAGTCTTACCTGAGGCGTGTAAATGCGGCTGGTGATTCAACCAAAGAGCAGGGAATTCTCCAGGAGCCAGCTTGTTTCTGGGAGACGTGTTCAAGCATCTCAGAGAACTCTGAGCAAATCTACTTAGCACAG GTGTCAATTCTCAACACTGAGAACAAAGATAGATGCTCGTTGGAAGTTTTGAAAGAGGACATTCAGGAG CCTATAATTCTAAGAGGAAAAtcaatatcatcaataaactttTGGATGAATAGGGCTCACTTGAGATCAAGTACTCATTACGATCCCCGCCATAACCTTCTTTGCGTGGTGGCTGGTTGCAAAAAAG TAACTTTGTGGCCTCCTTCTGCATCCCCATTTTTATACCCAATGCCTGTGTATGGTGAGGCCTCCAACCATAG TTCTGTCAGCATTGAGGAGCCAGATTATTCAAGCTATACAAGGGCAAGATACATGAAGGAATATTCTGAAAGAGTCGTTTTAAATAGCGGGGATGTTCTTTTCATACCAGAAGGATG GTATCACCAAGTTTACAGCGATGATTTAACCATAGCAGTTAACTTTTGGTGGAAGTCAAGAATAATGACTCAAATGTTAGAGCATATGGATGCCTACTATCTACGCCGAATCTTGAGCAG ATTGGTGGATAAGGAGATG AACATAATGGCGCAGAAGAATCCTTTTGGTCATTCGAAAGATAGCACCAGTGTTCAGCCTATGGACAAAGCATTGACAG GTTTCCAGCTATTCAATTTGCAAAAAGATTCATTATTGCAAACTCTGGAATCCTCCACTCTCCAAGCACTTTATGAACTCATCTCACTGGTTCACGACAGTGTTGAAGTGGTTAACCAAAATGACATATCAGAACCCACATCTCAGGATACATCTTCCAGCCAAAGCAATGAAACAAAGAAGACTGCTGCTGCAGATGATTCATCGCTCTTGGACAAAGATCCTGTCACGAAAATCATTTTGCCAGTTGAACCACTTGAATTGCGGAGTATGCTGCTTGCAATGGTG CATACTTTCCCAAGGACATTAGAAGCTTTAGTCCTCAACATGCTTGGACCAGTAGGAGCAGAGATACTGACTAGGAAGTTTGATGAGATGGATCAACAAACCACAAAAGAAGAACA GTCCGAGTTCTACAAGATATTCTATAGTGTGTTTGAGGACCAGTATGCTGCAATGGATGCACTTCTCAATGGGAAGGAATTATTTTCCTTTCAG GTATTCCAGAATGTCCTAGAGAAATATCTCAGGGTGCATGTTGACCGACCCAGCTAA
- the LOC133908857 gene encoding uncharacterized protein LOC133908857, with product MGAAPSTPRLGAAGAPPPPGAAEQMFAALVGEKAYPISSEFWKQLLELPLTLQWPRDRVLQACHAFAQNNFQTNHLAKILIHLVWCLQECTSTTSVSCVVYRKAINAAYISSIFLKFIIENAKTDNWQELCLDIDKNEKGMENFPAEHTVEYFLMRGVLNYIGSVDVSPESCYLHHELLNLMLVLMSTQLCSGPSPEPKDVHPFIDAAMLQDSSIVASVVQTLLLNFVTRPKIPLHGSHPVLSDDGRPGVLQRVGSAAANFVLLPYYTFNYLVSSTPEGATSQLADKSLLVLLIMIHYRKCISIIDSIPSNNIYAMDSNTKDKDAPAFHENPYCKALNNAKDVQYDRADVEGNAQHGPVVRLSFAALFDALGICLNDESSVLLLYSLVHGNCDFQEYFLVRTDLDTLLMPILEMLYNASRKTSNQIYMLLIILLILSQDSTFNASVHKLVIPAVPWYHERLIHQATLGSLMVVILIRTIKYNLSKLRDVYLHTNCLAILANMAPHVHRLSAYASQRLVSLFDMLSRKYAKLAELKNDKALKVISDQMEADSIADDTSTELHIYTDFLRIVLEIINAILTYALPRNPEVVYAILHRQEVFEPFKNHPRFNELLENIYTVLDFFNSRMDMQQLDGEWSVDKVLEVINKNCRSWRGEGMKMFTQLRFTYEQESHPEEFFIPYAWRLVLSWGFSFNPGAINLFPVEIHLDDAPSGEQKV from the exons ATGGGCGCGGCGCCATCGACGCCGAGGCTGGGCGCTGcaggcgcgccgccgccgcccggcgcGGCGGAGCAGATGTTCGCGGCGCTGGTCGGCGAGAAGGCGTACCCGATCTCCTCCGAGTTCTGGAAGCAGCTCCTCGAGCTGCCCCTCACCCTGCAGTGGCCGCGCGACCGCGTGCTGCAGGCGTGCCACGCGTTCG CCCAGAACAACTTCCAAACAAATCATCTCGCAAAGATTTTGATCCATTTGGTTTGGTGCTTGCAAGAGTGCACTTCAACAACTTCGGTATCTTGTGTTGTATATCGGAAGGCTATCAATGCTGCATATATATCATCCATATTTCTCAAATTCATCATTGAAAATGCGAAAACTGATAATTGGCAAGAGCTATGTCTTGACATTGACAAGAATGAGAAGGGGATGGAAAATTTTCCTGCAG AACACACCGTGGAGTATTTTCTGATGAGAGGTGTGCTGAACTACATTGGTAGTGTAGATGTAAG TCCGGAGTCATGCTACCTACATCATGAACTTCTGAACTTGATGCTAGTTCTTATGTCGACTCAGTTATGTTCTGGACCATCTCCTGAACCAAAAGATGTGCATCCTTTCATTGATGCAGCTATGCTTCAG GACAGCTCCATAGTGGCCTCGGTGGTGCAAACGTTGTTGCTTAATTTTGTAACACGGCCAAAGATTCCTCTACATGGTTCGCACCCTGTTCTCTCTGATGATGGTAGGCCTGGTGTTCTGCAGCGAGTTGGCTCAGCAGCTG CAAATTTTGTCTTACTGCCTTATTATACGTTCAACTACCTTGTAAGCTCAACTCCTGAGGGTGCAACAAGTCAATTGGCAGATAAAAGTTTACTTGTTCTGCTTATTATGATCCACTACCGGAAGTGCATTTCAATAATTGATTCCATTCCGAGCAACAATATATACGCAATGGATTCAAATACCAAGGACAAGGATGCACCAGCTTTTCATGAGAACCCTTATTGCAAGGCTTTAAACAATGCTAAGGACGTTCAAT ATGATCGTGCTGATGTTGAAGGAAATGCTCAACATGGACCTGTTGTCAGGTTGTCTTTTGCAGCACTATTTGATGCTCTTGGCAT ATGCTTAAATGATGAGAGCTCGGTTCTGTTGCTCTATTCTTTGGTCCATGGGAACTGTGACTTTCAGGAGTACTTTCTGGTTCGAACAGACTTGGATACTTTG CTGATGCCTATCTTGGAAATGCTCTACAATGCATCAAGGAAGACTTCGAATCAGATCTACATGTTGTTGATAATTCTCCTGATCCTCAGTCAAGATTCAACCTTTAATGCTAGTGTGCACAAATTG GTGATTCCTGCTGTTCCTTGGTACCATGAGCGCCTCATCCATCAAGCAACTCTGGGATCTTTGATGGTTGTAATATTGATCCGGACCATCAAGTACAACCTCTCCAAGTTGCGG GATGTCTACCTTCACACAAACTGTCTCGCAATTCTAGCAAATATGGCTCCTCATGTGCATAGGCTGAGCGCATATGCATCTCAAAGGCTGGTTAGCCTCTTTGACATGCTTTCTCGCAA GTATGCCAAATTAGCCGAGTTAAAAAATGACAAGGCTCTCAAAGTTATATCTGATCAGATGGAAGCAGACAGCATCGCAGATGATACG TCCACAGAGCTTCACATATATACTGACTTCTTAAGAATTGTTCTGGAAATCATCAATGCAATCCTTACATATGCATTGCCCAGAAACCCTGAG GTTGTGTATGCTATATTGCATCGGCAAGAGGTTTTTGAGCCATTCAAGAACCATCCACGTTTCAATGAATTGCTTGAGAACATATATACA GTATTGGATTTCTTCAATAGTCGAATGGACATGCAACAATTAGATGGGGAATGGTCTGTGGATAAGGTGCTTGAAGTCATTAACAAAAACTGCCGTTCATGGCGTGGAGAAGGGATGAAG ATGTTTACCCAATTAAGATTTACATATGAGCAAGAAAGTCACCCTGAGGAATTCTTTATTCCATATGCATGGCGCCTTGTTCTATCATGGGG GTTCTCTTTCAATCCTGGCGCCATAAATTTGTTCCCTGTGGAGATTCACCTTGAT GATGCACCGTCTGGTGAACAAAAGGTTTAA